The genome window GATCGAGGATTGGCTGGACAGTAGCCATAACATCACtgttgaccttctcgacatcttcgagtttcttttcctcccaAGTCACCAGATCCGCCTCTGTGAATCGATTTTGTCTCATAGATAGAAAAGAGGGCCTCTCAATAGCCAGTCTCATGATATCAGCATGAAAAGCACGGCAAGCTCTCATAAGGATATCAAAATTTCCTTGAGGAGTTACTCTCCCTTCAAGATATTCCCAGGCCGTCCAGGCATCGTAAACGTATCTCGCCGGGCACTCTGAAGCTGGGATTGGCTTAGGAACGCGGTAGCCGATAGGATGAAGATCAAGTAGAGACTTGCAGAGGGTTGCGATGTATTCGgattcctcgtcatcatctgaagGTCGGAGAAGAATGCCTTGCGACGTTCGATAGCAGAGACCTCGACCGCCTGGGACGTGTATCAGAGGGCCTTCTGCAccaaagaagcccaagactttCGAGGGTGGTGCTTGACTCATGGTGGCTTTTCAGGCCTTGCAGTGAGGAGTGAAGAGAAATAGGTTGATGAGTTCTTCTGTTTTTATATTGGAGTTTGACAATGAGGGGCGCGCCCTTTGACTGATGAGTCAGGGCATTCAATCAATGCCATGGAAATTCACCTCTGACAGTGTCACAGGACTATTTAGGTATCCAAACACCGGAGTCGACTGCAGACGTGTTGGAGATGTTCGTTATTGCGACAAGATAATTCATTTCTAGCTTAACCTCCAGTCTTTGTCCAATATCAACGATGAAGTCAACCATCTTCATAAACCTATTATCTATGGAGAATTCGTATACAATCATAAATAGTAATTGACCTGCGCACCTCCATCATATATGGTATAACTGAAAACATAAATCAACTCGACCTCACTTCTGCAATGCATGTGAAACCGCACACTCAACTGCAAATCCGAAACTCCTTGCGTACCACCCAGGACCCCAATAGCTCAGCTCAATATTATGCGGTGCCGCTTTTACGATACTCAAATCCACCCTCTCAGTCTTCGGAAACCCCTCTCTACAATGCTTCAAATGCTCCTCCGTAGCATCCCAATAGTGATCTCGCGCCGCCAAAGCGATCATAACCGGCACCGTAACGTTGGCGCCCCATTTTACTTTCCACTCCCCCAACCAAGACTTTCTCAGTGCCGCAAGTTCCTCGAACGGAATGGCGTGGTCGAGATGCTCAGACTGTGCATAAACAGTTTCGTCTGCCGTTCCTGGAAGAAGCAAAGTCTTGTCTTTTACTTCTACAGGGATGTTCAAATACGAGGGTGGAGGATCGGGCTGCGAAACATGGCCGCCTGTGTCTTTTAACAGAGAGCCAAAGCCTGATATGACGATACCACCGAGGGGATAtgcaggtgatgatgaggttgcaTGTAGGGATGATGCAACGATTGCGCCGTTGGCTCCGAGGCTGTGACAGTGAAGAACGATGCATGTGCATGCATTGAACAGTCCATACTCTTTCCAAAGGGCCGGGAGAATGGATTCATGGAGTCTCCGTCCCCATTGTTCAGGATAGCTTGATCCTTCGGGAATACTGCCCACGGGCGTAGTATCCCTATAATCCGGTCGATCTATAGCCACGAACGGCACAGAGAGCGCTTCACTGATACCCCTCGCCGAGTATTCTGGGGTAGCATCGAAGTAGTGGCTCGTATAGCACCCCCCATGAAGTCCAACCACCAACGGCCTATGCTTCAAAGTCGAAGGTGACGACGGAATGCTGGAGATTCCAGAGAGCACTGTGCCATCTTGCAGGGAGAGTTTGAAGGGCTCCATGGCGTCTAGCCAATTAAGCATAAATGACAGACACGCCAAGCAGTGAGAATCAGTTGTGGCTGCTGTTTGTCTCGACCAACAGCAAAGATAAGCAGCGTGATACAACCAACAGCAGAAAAACGCTCTTGGTGGGGTTGGTTGCAGTGATGGCGGAGACGGGCAGTGATCCGGCGATCAAAGCAATCACGGGCTGTTGATCTCCCGCTCCCGATATCACTCAAGAACCAAGAAGTGGAATAGCGCTCACTAATAGATAGAAACTCCACTTCCCCGGGCATTCTCTTCGACTTGCTCACTATCAATtaattcatcatggctgatacAACAGATCCCCCGATGAATCCCTCGTATCGAGTCCCCGAGCTACAGCAGCACGATCCTCCAATTGAACCCGATCACCCAGCTCCTCCAACAAACGACGATGTCGCAACAGATGATGGATACGCTTCATCCGAGCATTCCGCGCAGTCGTCATCTCTAGCTTCGAGTGTGCGCGATTATCAATTCGAGAACAGTCGACGATACCATAAATTCAAGGAGGGCTTGTACCAATTCCCAAACGATCTACCCGAACAAGAACGAGAGGACATGAAGCACACGGTTGCGGTGCATCTGCTTGGCGGCAAGTTGCACAATGCGCCGTTGGACCATCCTCGGAAGATCCTCGATATCGGAACAGGCACTGGAAGTTGGGCGATTGATAGTACGCAAAATAACCCCGATTGAGGGCGATTGACTGATTTATTGTAGTGGGCGACGAATATCCCAGCGCCGAAGTCATTGGGATCGATCTGAGTCCCATTCAACCACCATGGGTTCCTCCCAACGTCCGATTCCTCGTCGACGACGCCGAAGCACCATGGCTATACTCCGAAAACTCAATAGACCTCGTCCATTTGCGCAACATGTCCACAGCAATCAAGGATTGGCCTGCGCTGCTGGGACAGATCTACCGGTAACAACCCCGCGCCTGATGGCCGCCCACAGCTAACATTCGCAGCGCATTAAAGCCAGGAGGATGGATCGAGCTTCCAGAATTCCGATGGGTATACGGATGCGACGACGGAACACTACGTCCCGACTTTACACCACCGCAAATGGTAGCCAACATCCGAGCTGCCCTCTCCAAGTCAGGCATCGAGATGCATGCTGCCGAGAAGAACCCCGACAGACTGCACGACGCTGGATTCGTCAATATCCGCCacgagatcaagaaagtGCCGGTTGGTCCATGGCCTAAAGACGCAAACCTCAAGATGATTGGCCTCTATAATAGGAGCGTCATCTACGACGGTCTGTATGCGATCACCATCGGTCCCTTCACCCGAGCCTTGGGATGGACTCCCGAAGAGGTTGAAGTCTTTCTTGTCAAGGTCCGAAAGGACTTGAAGGATCCTTCGGTGCATTCTTATGTTCACTTCCATTCCTTATGTGCGCAGAAACCTTTCCACCCATAGACTGCCCTTCCATGGCGTCCTGCATTTGCGGGCTCCTGCATCGCTATCGCAGTCATTCCCTGTACGCGTAGGCATCCTCTAGCCCGCGCTTCAAATAATTCCTACCTCTTTCTTGAACATCTCCAACCATTGCGCGTGGTCCGCAGGTGTTTGATTCCAAGGGTCATCACTGGAAGGGTAAGCTGGATGCGTCAAAGACAGGAGGGCACGGACATACTCATTGTAAAGCAGGCATCGAGCTTGATGTCTAAGCTCCTCATCAGAAGGAACATGACAGATTGGGTTATTGGGTGACATGGCCGCCTTTacccatctcttcatctcgcGCGCAAACCACGGGAGATGGTTCGGGTCATTCAAGACATAGATACCCGGACCAAGCCACGTCGGTCGAAGGCCTGACTCCCCTTCGGCTCCGGGACTCGGGGTCGTCTGTGGTATTTTTGGTGGTGATTTATCGTCTGACCAAAGCCATGTAAAGTCATCGAGCGATGGGTCAAACGTGGATTGATCAGCGTTATTAGATGGTTCGTTCGCTTGCCATGTCATGCTTGCGCCCGACGGCCCAGCTTGCCCTCCAAAAGACCAGCCATTTCCGTCAAAGAGAGACGAGTTGTTCACCCAAGATAGATCATGTTGTACCTGGGCGCTTGTAGGCTCGGCAGACCATCCCATGTTACCTGGCGATGGGACTTTCCAGCTGTCATTGGTTGACATTAGGTCTGCACGTCGCCGAAAGTCGCTTATCCAGTTCGTTGATTTATACAGGAAACCAATCAACCAGTTCGCAACGAATTCCGGCTTCGTTTGAAGCTCGCTTTCCATCTGCATGACAATACGACCTGCCTCTTTTTGTAGCTCTCCATCCGATACCTCAGACAGACCCCTCATTCTTCGATCACGCATGAACGCTTGCAATCGTGACTCCAGTGGACACTCCTCAAACAACGagttcttgcccttgacccTCAAAACAGAAAGTCTACTCTCTGTACTCGATCGAATCGGTGCGAAGCGAGCTTGTTGAGCAATCTCATCAGAGGACAGAAGCAAGTCTCTGAACCACGATGGACTCCCGTGAGAGTCCAGATTCGCTTCGGGGAATGTTACTTCTGAAGCAAACATGATGCGGCATGCCTCCAGTTGTAGACTTTCGTGACTTGGCAGACTCCCAATATTGTCGGTGTGATTCGAAATAAAGTATGCCAACTCCAGCGTGATGAGCTCGTATGCACTTCGAGGAGAATCAGGTGGTTTGCCACTGGCTGCGAAGGGGAATGGAGTTCCACGTTCCAATTCAACCAAGTCTGAAACAAGTCAGCAACGTACTTCAAAGCGCTCACGGCACTCACATGGTGGCAAAGCCTTCTCTATGGTCTTCAATATATCATCTTCGAATCCCCAGTCACCAACCCAGTTATTCATCGTACATCCCATCTTAAAATGGTTCGCTAAATGATCAACTCTATCAATCCATCTAGTCATGGAAGCTTGGCAGAATCCACATCTCGAAATGATATCTGGTTGTGCAGTCCTCCATAGTTTCGTAGAAAGTTCGGTTAATTTGGCGTTATGCACAAGGCGTAGATGTTGCTTGAGGTGGTCTTTCCTGCTAAATGATCTTTCCTGACATGCAGATGGATTATGTGCAGTTATATGCTCATCGCTTGGGCTAATTCCACCGCAGAAAAGGCAGATAACCTGGCCAGTATCGGGATCCGTGGTTGTTGGGCCGTCAGGGGAACACTCCCATCGTTCCAAAGACAGGTGCAATGAATTCTCATGACGTTGCCAGTCGTATTTTCGGCTAAAAGTTTCGGTACAGAATGTACATTGGAATGTGAGCCGGGGTTTCATCAGTGATGTTTTCTGCGGCCTCCGTTTTTGGATCGATCTACCTCTGCTGTGTGATGAGGTACCGCTGATGGAGCCGCGCGAGGAACGTGAGTCTGTTGATGCGCTTCTTGATGTCCCAAGACTGCTAGCGTTTGATCTATGGCCACGTCTTCGGGGTATTCTTTCGTCACTTGAGAATGTCCCTCTCCGACTTCGACTTCCTGTTCTTGTCagacttgatcttgaggttgtGGGCAAGGTAACATACTGGATGTGACTAATTCGCCTGATGCCATCGCACGGGCAATAGCAGACACAGCAGCCGGTTCATTCTCAGGCGGTGAATCAACCCATCTCTGCAAAGGATGCATCCCCTTCTCAGATCGTCTTCGTGGAATTGGTGTACCAGCTCGTGTTGGCGTATACTCGGAAGGAGCCTTGCCAGACTTTCCCGAAGCTGTCTGAGTGCCGCTATCGGTAGTAGTTCTCCGTCTTCGAGCATTTGCTAGCCAATTCGTAATTTGAGTTCGAGTCAAACCGGTTTGGAGCTCCAGCAtattcttttcctcttcattTGGGTAGGGATTGTCGATGTTCCGAGCGAACCAGTCCTTCAATGAGCGGATGGCATCGAGGGTGAAGCGATGGCCTATCTTTGGGGGTAGCGGAGAGGGAATTGGCGGGGTAAGGATGCTGGGTGATCTGGTTGATGGGGATTCAGAAGCATTTCTCATGAGGTCCCCGAAGTTGAGTGCGAGTTGATCAGTCCCTGCGCGCTGTAAGCCATCATGTTGCAAGCTGGTGTCGCCTTGAAGCGGATGAGTCTGTGCGAAATCGGTGTCATCTGCCGTGAGAGGGAGCTGGGTCGTATCCGCATTCCATAACTCGTCAAAATTGAACTCGAACTCATTTCCTCCTAATACATTCTCAAAAGCAGACTCGTATGTGTTCGACTCAAGTGTGCCAGGATCAAAGGCCAATGCGTCAAAGTCCAAAAAGGGCTCCGCACTGGAGGTTGCATCAGGAGGGGCAGGGTGCTCCGTATCGTTAGTATCGCCCATATCAACGTTATCAACGCGCATAGCGTCTATTTTCGGATGAATGTATCCGTAGGGCGCGGACTCGAGAGTAAAGaaatgttgatgaggagtcAGAGTTGAACTGAACTTTGGCGTCCATTGGGGCGATTGAAGACCCCACTTAGTCGAGATGTCAAGTACGCCCTCAGCGGAAGCAGCCGAACCTTAAGTCCGAGATCGGATATTCTTATAACATTGAGATTTAGGATGATCCGATGGTAGTAACCATTATTACAGCATATTTCATTAAACCGAATTGCATTAGCGGCGTGAGATGTCGTGTTGCGTGCCCTTGTCAATAATTCCCGCTGACTGCCTTATAGGTTGCGCGAGGACAGTCATCAGATAAATGCTGATCAAGAGTCTGCACAACATACAATCGAGCCAATACAATGTTTCATTTCAGCTTATTGTAATTTCCATGATGACGTGCAGCTTTATCGTGGTAGACGCACAGCATATCGATTCCTCACTTGTGGCATCCCTTTCAGCCCGAATGACAAATAGATGGCCTCAAGTCAGCAAACATACGGCATGATAATTCGCACTTTCAGGGTGAGTCACTCTCAAGGAACCAGTATTATGTAGTgagtttatataaagctgAGTTGTGTCCATTCTGCCAGAAGATTTCGAGTGTAAAGTCCTCCATCAAGTTTGACAATTTGATCTATATCCCCATCATCACTCTCCCTCCCAAGTCATTCTGAATTTAACCATTGGTCAAAGTCCATTTCAAGTTCCAGTTCCGGATCCAAGTAGCTAGTATCCCATTTTCCCGTACCAGTCAAGGAGTTTGCAGACTCATATTCTTGGAGATTAGGGAGTGGGGGTAATGGAAAAAGCCCGACCATGTCGTCTTTCCCATCCGGTCCAGGATCAGAGAAAGCAATCGTCGTTGGACCTGTGAGAGGAGCAGTCACCTCAGACAGGACCGTGGATAGGTGAGACGTGTTATCAACCGTTGGGGGTGGCTGAGAGATCGTGCTGATCTCTATCTGTGTTGGGACAAGTGAGTCTCTGCCTCGAAACTGAGTCAAGAACATTTCGTTTCTCGGCTCGTTCTCGACTCTTGCAACGAGCTCGTGAGACTCGTCCACCGTTACGGTGTCGGCTGGGAAGATAGTGTCACGGATCTGTCTCCAGCTCCGCTGAGACACGCATTCCTTGCCGCCTGTTTCGCGATTGAGCTCATGTGAAGCAGCAGTCTGCTTCCACCCAAGCTTCTTACAAAGCTCATATCGAGCTTCGTCAATGACGTAAGCCCTCTCCCTGAGGGCTTTGTTTTTCTCGGAAGGCTCTTTGGGACATATCGCCTTATGGTACTCCTTCTCGCGATCCAACGCCTCCTTACTCATGGAGCTGTTGAACTTTTTCAAGCAATCATTACACCAGAGGAATGGGTTGTGGCATCTCTTAATATGCTCGCTAAGGCTTGTTAGCATGTTTGGGTCGAGACGAGATGTGGTATGTCTTACTTGAGCTTTTCAATGTTGTTGAAACTCCTCTTGCATTTCCCGGGGAATCGATCTGCTATCACGCAGGGGTAGGGTCTCCTGTGTGATGCAGCGCCGTGATAAGAGGTAGATCTTCTCATTATCACAGGCAGTCAATGTTGAGTTTCGGTCGACGGTATGGTCTTCTGGATTCGGTCTTACGTGACCCTTTCTCTGGTAGCTGACGATGCCTTTTGGAGTCCTTGTCGACGGGCAAGATTGACCCAGCAGACGGTCATTCCTTCCCAGCTTGAGACAGGGACAGGCCAACTGTCCAGTCGATGTGACGTTGTCGATTCGATACTCTCTTGCTTTGGGGGCTTTTCTCGATGCAACAGGATCGGGATATGATAACCAGAAGGTGGTAAGAGTTTGTCTCAGCTGTGCGGCTACCAGTCAGACAGTGTCACATCAAACAGTCGCGTCTCGTTGGACAGCAAGGAGTTGACTTACCTTTCTTGGTATACCACGACCAAAGGGTGAGGAGCACAGTAATAGACGATCTCACGGGACGGTACTCGAAGAGGAATCATCCAAAGAAACGTTGGGAGATGGTGGCCGCTTCAGCATTTGCGTGAGCAGAAATGAAGAGCTGGGCATTGGGCCCTTGAGACACATGATGACTGCAGAGCCGCTTGATGACTTATTTTCATCGCAACTACATTTTCTCTCcctttttggtgttttttTCTGACCCCTCACAGCGACTCCAAATCTGCCCAATCCATGCCAACTCCAATTGCCCAACCCCTTTTGGGTCTGATCAACCGGCTGCGTGCATATGTATGTACTCCAACAGCTACGTGGCTCGGAGGCACCGTTGACCGCCTTTTTAGCATTTGATTGCTGTCGTATGCAGGGTGAAATTGCGGGTGGTTTCGACAGCCTCgttgtgttgctgttgagttGGGGGCGGAAGGGGAAGCTTGGCTGGGTCTGAATCTGGCATGCTTTGcggtgttgctgttgagtgGATTCTCGGTGTGTGTGTGAATGATGGCTGATCAGCATGGAACAAAGAGAAACCATAAAAATTGGACATCAAAGGCTCGCGATTCCATGTAAATATTCTGTTTATGTCTATTTCCGCTGTGCCGAGTTCATGGAGACCAACCCACGCAAACTGCGGGGGACTCAGGAACGGCAGCTTATTTGGTGCCGATATGCAGGGGCACTGACCTTGGCGACCTATCGAAGCTTCGgaatatattaaagagaaCACCATTGGATCTGCTACGTGATTATTAGAAGACCTAGTGCCTGAGCTTGCAGAAACACGTGGGGTTGAGACCAAGGGTGGCAAGTCTAAAGCGTTCTCGGCCCTTAGCTTCGAGGTGTATAACTTCGTAGGGCTACTAGGAGTGTTTAACTCTTCATTGAAATTATTAGAGGATTTCCTGTAGTAGGAGGTGCCAGTGAAACCATTGAAAATTTTCTCCTATGCTGGCGGCTCATTATACTCACTTAAGCCAGGGGGCTCCATGTACTATCGGCTCACCACGTA of Fusarium musae strain F31 chromosome 5, whole genome shotgun sequence contains these proteins:
- a CDS encoding hypothetical protein (EggNog:ENOG41), whose amino-acid sequence is MSQAPPSKVLGFFGAEGPLIHVPGGRGLCYRTSQGILLRPSDDDEESEYIATLCKSLLDLHPIGYRVPKPIPASECPARYVYDAWTAWEYLEGRVTPQGNFDILMRACRAFHADIMRLAIERPSFLSMRQNRFTEADLVTWEEKKLEDVEKVNSDVMATVQPILDQLLKLRQPFRQEAKNQLIHGDLTGNVLFDTDTNSRPAIIDITLYWRPAEYAEAIIVADGLIWLNEDQKLVEMFGTDHTRVQLLVRALYWRCLCFAIDPFLPFVNENLPKANFTSAIDIVGELMSECT
- a CDS encoding hypothetical protein (EggNog:ENOG41), yielding MADTTDPPMNPSYRVPELQQHDPPIEPDHPAPPTNDDVATDDGYASSEHSAQSSSLASSVRDYQFENSRRYHKFKEGLYQFPNDLPEQEREDMKHTVAVHLLGGKLHNAPLDHPRKILDIGTGTGSWAIDMGDEYPSAEVIGIDLSPIQPPWVPPNVRFLVDDAEAPWLYSENSIDLVHLRNMSTAIKDWPALLGQIYRALKPGGWIELPEFRWVYGCDDGTLRPDFTPPQMVANIRAALSKSGIEMHAAEKNPDRLHDAGFVNIRHEIKKVPVGPWPKDANLKMIGLYNRSVIYDGLYAITIGPFTRALGWTPEEVEVFLVKVRKDLKDPSVHSYVHFHSLCAQKPFHP